CAGCCGGTCCGGATGCGCATCATGGCCGCGCTGGTGGCGTTGAATCCGGATGGACAATTGGAATTCACCCATTTGCGTGACGTTCTCTCTCTGACGGACGGGAATTTGGGTGCGCATCTGCGCAAACTTGAGGACGCTGGATATGTTGCGTTGGAAAAAACGTTCGTGGCACGCAAACCGCGCACGTTCGTTGCTGCGACGAAGAAAGGGCGCCAGGCTTTCGACGAGCATGTTGAGGCTCTGGAACAGATCATCAGCGGCGCAGAAATCGAGGGTGAAAACAGCCCCTGATGCCCGAGGGTCGACGGGCCGCACCGGGCCCGCAACGTCAACCGGCATCCGCGCTGGAATGACACGAGGAGATAGATATGGGCAAGATCATCGAGGTGAACGAAATCACCAAACAATATGGTTCGGTCCAGGCCGTGGATGGTGTGACTTTCCACGTCGAAGAAGGCGAGATCTTTGGCATCGTCGGACCGAACGGCGCGGGAAAGACGACGACCATCGAGTGTATCGAAGGTATCCGTCGCCCCGATAGTGGATCGGTAGGTTTGCTAGGCTACGTGCCATGGAAGGACCGTCTGGAAGTGGCGGAGCGAATCGGGATCCAACTACAGGAATCGGCGCTCCCCTTGCGCATTCGGGTGCGGGAATCCCTGGACCTGTTCGGCGCACTTTACGAGGAGCATGAAGATTCACAAGTATTACTCGACCGTCTCGAACTGGCTGATAAAGCGAAGGCCATGTTCGGCAAGCTGTCGGGCGGCCAGAAGCAGCGATTGTTTATCGCCCTGGCGTTGGTGAACCGGCCGCAGGTCGTGTTTTTCGACGAGTTGACGACGGGCCTCGATCCCCACGCCCGGCGATCGATGTGGGATCTTGTGCGCCAGATTCGCGATCAGGGCGCTACCGTCTTTTTGACGACGCACTTCATGGAAGAGGCCGAACGTCTCTGCGATCGGGTGCTCATCATGGATGAAGGAAGGATCGTTGCCCTGGATACGCCCGAAGCGCTGATACGCTCATTGGGTGTGGAACGTCGTTTGGTGTTCAACGTTGCGGAGGATTGGGATTCACAATCGCTCGTGGAGTTACCCCAGGTCGATCGCGTGGAGCAAATCGGCGAGCGGGTTGTGGTCTATGGAAGCGGCGAACGCTTCGTAAGTTCGGTCGTCCACGGATTGGAGACATCCGGCGTCGATTTTCGCGATCTGCGCACGCAGGATCCGACGCTGGAAGACGTGTTTCTGTCCATGACCGGCCGGCGGATGCGGGAGGAATAACATGCGTGGTTTAAAGGAACTCACCTGGATCAATCTGAAGTTGAACATTCGTGAACCCGTCGGCGCATTTTTCACGCTGGCGTTCCCCCCTTTGATGGTGGTGCTCTTCGGTGCGATGTACGGAAACGATCCCTCACCGATGCTGGGTGGTTATGGCTCGATGGACGTGAGTATGTCCGGATACACGGCCGTGATTCTCAGTACGGTCGGCTTGATGAACATCCCCATCACGATCGGCGCTTATCGTGAATTTGGCGTACTGCGCCGTTATCAAGCATCGGCAATGCGTCCGCGCGTGTTCATTTCGGCCGACGTGATCGCCAACATACTGATGACGATCCTGGGATTGGTTCTGCTCGTCCTGTTCGGGTGGTTGTTGTACGATGTGCGCTTCGAGGGCAACGTACTCAGTTACGTACTTGGTGTCATCTGGTGCGGATTGGCGATATTTGCCTTCGGCTACTTGATTGCCAGCCTGGCGCCGGGTGCGCGGACTGCGCAGGTGATCGGTATGGTGCTCTTCTTCCCGATGATGTTTCTGTCCGGCGCGACGATTCCGATGGAGATATTGCCCGAATCCATTCAAAACATCTCCAATTATCTGCCGCTTACGTACGTGGTCAATTTGCTGCGCGGCTTGTGGTTTGGGGAAGCCTGGGGGGATCACATTTTGGCTGTCACGATCCTGGCAGGAATTCTCATCGTGAGTACAGCATTCGCGGCGCGATTATTTCGCTGGGAGTAAGAATATACTGCTCGGATCTCTGCCGTTTTTAGATATACATTGGAAACGACCCGGTCGTATCCACTCATGCGAAGAATTTTGCTCGAAAGGGCGACCCTCTTCGCATTTTCCTTTACAGGACACGCTGGGGTTGATAGACTCTATAAAATAGACTAAATCGAGGTGAAGATGTCCCTTTTGGCGAATTGGAAAGAGGTGCTCGACACAGCCAATCTGTCTTCCGACAAGGAAATGGACGTGATCAGCAAATGGATGATCATCACCCGGGCGGCTGTTTTCTCGATGACCGCCACATCGGGTTTGATCGGTGGCTTGCTGGCCGCTGCGGGATCGGATCATCCGAATTGGTTGAACTTTGCTTTGGCGCTGATCGGCCTGGTGCTCGCTCACGCAGCCAACAACATGATCAACGACTTCTTCGATCTCGAGGAGGGCGTCGACACGGAGGAGTATGCCCGTGCGCAGTACGCTCCTCATCCGATCCTGAGCGGCATGATTTCCAAGCGCGGCCTCATGCTTGCCATAACGGCCGTCATGTTTATTGATGCACTCATCATGCTGTATTTCGTCTACACCGTAGGAGCGTTGGTTTTGGTTTTCGCGCTGTCCGGATTGTTCATCAGCGTGTTTTACGTTGCGCCCCCGATTCGTTTGAAGCACATCGGCTTGGGAGAATTGGGAGTCTTCCTGGTGTGGGGTCCGTTGATGATCGGCGGTACGTACTATGTGACGGCTGGTGTGCTGCCGCCGGCCGGCGTTTGGCTGGCATGTGTACCTTATGCCCTGGTGGTTACCACGGTGTTGATCGGCAAGCACATCGACAAGATCGAGGCCGATCGAGCGAAAGGCATCCACACGCTGCCCGTGGCAATCGGAGAATGCCCTGGCCTGTGGCTTAATATGGTGTTGATGGCCGCTTTCTATCCCATCGTCGTATTGCTCGTACTCACGGGCACCTTGGGTATCTGGGTTCTGCTGGTCGTTCTGGCTCTTCCACGCCTCGTACGCGTGCTCAAAATTTATACCGCGCCTCGCCCACAAGAACCCCCGGAAAATTATCCGGTATGGCCTTTGTGGTATGTATCCGCTGCGTTCTTCCACAACAAGTTGGCTGGCGGGTTGTTTGTTTTGGGGTTGATCATGAACCTGATCCTCCCCGTATCTTTGTAGCTTGGTCTATTTTCGCCTCCGTGAACGAACAATCGAGACGCCTGTTTCGGGGCGTCTCGATTTTGTTTTGACTTAAATCGACACGTTTTGCTTTGCGGGTTCAGAATGTGCAGCTACTTCTGACTCATGAGCAATTTTACGTATTGGGCGCGCTCGAAGGCGAAGGGATCTTCGACTTCGCTTTGACTCAGCTTCCCACGGAAATCGGATAGTTTATTATAGCCGTGCTCGTCCATCCAGCCTTCCAATTCTCGCAGCATTGTGGAAAGGTAGGGGATGCCATTCTCCAGGAGTGCGGAGGCCGATTGAACGACGGACGCGCCGGCGAGGATCGCTTTGGCGGTGTCCAGGCCTGAATGCACGCCGGTGTTCAAAGCCAGGTCGGCCTTGATCTGCTCGTAGAGAATAGCCACCCAGCGCAGCGGGAGTTTCATCTCCTGGGGGTTGCTGAATATCATTTCGTTGGTCAGCTCCTCCTTCTGGGTGTCGATGTCCGGCTGCAGGAAGCGATTGAATAATACGAGCCCCTTGACTCCACGTTTGGCGAGCTGCGCCGCCACGTTGGCCGTGGATGTGTAGTACGGGCTGAGTTTGACGGACACCGGGATTTTCACTTCACTCAGCACGGCCTCCACGATCTCGTAAAGCGACTTCTCCACGTCGGCGGCAGATTTATCCGTGTTGGTCACCACCGAATAGACGTTCAATTCGAGGGCGTCGACCCCCGTGTCCTCGAGCTGCTTTGCGTATTTCGTCCAGGTGCCGGAGCTGATGGCATTCAGGCTGGCTATAAGCGGCATTTTTACTTCTGCGCGAGTCTTTTCGACCCACATCAAATGTTCGCTGGCTTCACCGTGCTCGATGTGTGGAAAATAGGATAGGGCTTCCGGGTAGAATTCTGAACCGAAGGATAATTCTTCTTCCAGGCGTAGACTTTCAAACAGGATTTGTTCTTCGAAGAGCGACCGGATCACCAACGCGCCGGCGCCGGCTTGCTCGGCTTCTTTGATGCGATCGATGAAACTGGAGATAGAACACGCCGCGACCAGGATCGGCGTCTCGAGATCGATTCCCAAGTAAGTTGTTTTTATGTCGGCCATTGTCTCTCCTCTCGAAATTCAGCGGGCTCTTAAAGCATAACAAATAATACACCCATCTGGAATAGTGATAGGTGTCCTGCAATTTACAATGCCCTTTTACACTGTTGAAAGAGCGCAAAGGCGAATACCGTATAAGGTGGTTTTTCACCGATGTTTTTACGCGCATTAATGCGATTTGAAAACGAACTCATTTCAGTTCGATAAGAAGGAGTCATAGATGCCGAAAAAGAAAGTAGAGCGAAAGTTCGTTCCGTATGACGGCAATGCCGCAGCCGCACATGTGGCTTATGCCACGAACGAGGTGATTGCGATTTACCCCATCACGCCCTCATCACCGATGGGCGAGATTGCTGACGAGAAAGCGGCCAACGGACAGCCCAATATTTGGGGAACGGTTCCCAATGTGGTCGAAATGCAGGCAGAGGGTGGAGCCGCCGGGGCAGTACACGGCGCCTTGACCACGGGGGCATTGACGACGACGTTCACAGCCTCGCAGGGGCTGTTGTTGATGGTGCCCAATATGTTCAAGATCGCCGGTGAACTTACGCCGGCCGTTTTCCACATCGCCGCCCGTTCCGTTGCGGCGCAGGCGCTGTCGATTTTCGCCGATCACAGCGATGTAATGACCACTCGATCCACCGGGTGGGGCATGCTCTCATCGAACAGTCCGCAGGAAGTCATGGACATGGCGTTGATCGCGCAGGCCGCTGCGCTGGAAGCGAGCATTCCCTTCCTGCACTTTTTCGACGGTTTTCGCACCTCACACGAGATCCAGAAAATCGAAGAACTGACGTACGACGATATGCGCGCCATGATCGACGACGAATGGGTCATTCGCCATCGCCAACGCGCACTCTCCCCAGACCATCCTACGATTCGTGGAACGGCGCAAAACCCTGATGTCTTCTTCGCCGCACGCGAGACGGTCAACGCCTATTATCAAAAGGCACCCCAGATCGTTCAAGGGGCGATGGACCGCTTCGCCGAGGTCGTCGGTCGGCAGTATCACCTCTTCGATTACGTTGGCGCAAAAGACGCCGAACGCGTCGTAATCATGATGGGTTCCGGCGCAGAAACGACTCACGAAGTCGTTGAATATCTCACGAAGCAAGGCGAGAAAGTCGGCTTGATCAAGGTCCGTCTGTACCGTCCTTTCGATGGAAAGGCATTGCTGGCAGCCTTGCCCGAGACGGTGCGCGGCATCGCCGTGTTGGATCGCACCAAAGAGCCGGGCGCCGAAGGAGAGCCGCTCTATCTGGACGTTCAAAATGCGGTCACCGAAGCCGTCATGGACGGCCGCCTCAGCCGCGACGATATGCCTTTGGTTGTGGGCGGGCGCTACGGATTGGGCTCGAGGGAGTTCAACGCCGGTATGGCGAAATCCGTATTCGACAACCTGGCCGAAGACAAACCGAAGAATCATTTCACCGTCGGCATCGACGACGACGTCATGCACACCAATCTGCCGTGGGACAATTCATTCTCCTCCTTGCCTGAAGGCGTTCACCAGGCGATGTTCTACGGTTTGGGCGGCGATGGTACCGTCGGCGCCAATAAGAACTCGATCAAGATCATCGGCAAATCGACCGACAATTATGCGCAGGGACATTTCGTTTACGATTCGAAGAAATCCGGATCGATGACGATCTCGCATCTGCGCTTCAGCCCAAACCCGATCCACAGCACGTACGTGATCCAGCAGGCGGAATTCCTGGCCTGCCATGCGTTTCAATTCCTCGAGCGCGTGGACATCGTCAAGAATCTGAAACCGGGCGGCATTTTCCTGCTCAACAGCCAGTATCCCGCTGGCGAAGTCTGGGACCAGCTGCCGCAGGAAGTACAGCAGGCGTTAATCGACAAGCAAGCCAAGTTTTATTTGATCGACGCCTATTCCCTTGCGGATTCGCTGGGATTGGGCGCACGTATCAATGTCATCATGCAGTCGGCGTTCTTCGCTATCTCGGACATCCTGCCGGAAGATAAGGCGATG
Above is a window of Anaerolineales bacterium DNA encoding:
- a CDS encoding transcriptional regulator; translation: MSMLNEIIHQPVRMRIMAALVALNPDGQLEFTHLRDVLSLTDGNLGAHLRKLEDAGYVALEKTFVARKPRTFVAATKKGRQAFDEHVEALEQIISGAEIEGENSP
- a CDS encoding ABC transporter ATP-binding protein codes for the protein MGKIIEVNEITKQYGSVQAVDGVTFHVEEGEIFGIVGPNGAGKTTTIECIEGIRRPDSGSVGLLGYVPWKDRLEVAERIGIQLQESALPLRIRVRESLDLFGALYEEHEDSQVLLDRLELADKAKAMFGKLSGGQKQRLFIALALVNRPQVVFFDELTTGLDPHARRSMWDLVRQIRDQGATVFLTTHFMEEAERLCDRVLIMDEGRIVALDTPEALIRSLGVERRLVFNVAEDWDSQSLVELPQVDRVEQIGERVVVYGSGERFVSSVVHGLETSGVDFRDLRTQDPTLEDVFLSMTGRRMREE
- a CDS encoding ABC transporter permease, which gives rise to MRGLKELTWINLKLNIREPVGAFFTLAFPPLMVVLFGAMYGNDPSPMLGGYGSMDVSMSGYTAVILSTVGLMNIPITIGAYREFGVLRRYQASAMRPRVFISADVIANILMTILGLVLLVLFGWLLYDVRFEGNVLSYVLGVIWCGLAIFAFGYLIASLAPGARTAQVIGMVLFFPMMFLSGATIPMEILPESIQNISNYLPLTYVVNLLRGLWFGEAWGDHILAVTILAGILIVSTAFAARLFRWE
- a CDS encoding prenyltransferase; protein product: MSLLANWKEVLDTANLSSDKEMDVISKWMIITRAAVFSMTATSGLIGGLLAAAGSDHPNWLNFALALIGLVLAHAANNMINDFFDLEEGVDTEEYARAQYAPHPILSGMISKRGLMLAITAVMFIDALIMLYFVYTVGALVLVFALSGLFISVFYVAPPIRLKHIGLGELGVFLVWGPLMIGGTYYVTAGVLPPAGVWLACVPYALVVTTVLIGKHIDKIEADRAKGIHTLPVAIGECPGLWLNMVLMAAFYPIVVLLVLTGTLGIWVLLVVLALPRLVRVLKIYTAPRPQEPPENYPVWPLWYVSAAFFHNKLAGGLFVLGLIMNLILPVSL
- a CDS encoding dihydroorotate dehydrogenase-like protein: MADIKTTYLGIDLETPILVAACSISSFIDRIKEAEQAGAGALVIRSLFEEQILFESLRLEEELSFGSEFYPEALSYFPHIEHGEASEHLMWVEKTRAEVKMPLIASLNAISSGTWTKYAKQLEDTGVDALELNVYSVVTNTDKSAADVEKSLYEIVEAVLSEVKIPVSVKLSPYYTSTANVAAQLAKRGVKGLVLFNRFLQPDIDTQKEELTNEMIFSNPQEMKLPLRWVAILYEQIKADLALNTGVHSGLDTAKAILAGASVVQSASALLENGIPYLSTMLRELEGWMDEHGYNKLSDFRGKLSQSEVEDPFAFERAQYVKLLMSQK